Proteins from a genomic interval of Anomalospiza imberbis isolate Cuckoo-Finch-1a 21T00152 unplaced genomic scaffold, ASM3175350v1 scaffold_168, whole genome shotgun sequence:
- the LOC137466231 gene encoding serine/threonine-protein kinase PAK 3-like yields the protein SEGDPEAKYTELETIGKGGFGTVCMAVETATGEEVAIKKISLLEESSSELCLNEIQVMRGNKNANLVTFLDSYLVDEEVWLVMEYMDGGSLHDVIREIRMAEGEIAAVSRECLQGLDFLHSKQVIHRDVKSHNILLGLDGSVKLADFGLSAQLTAEQSKRRSAVGTTYWMAPEIFSRKPYGPKVDIWSFGIVGMEMVEGAPPYLMMTSRTVQQLISTRGSPKLQNPRQQSAWLRDFLHCCLETDEDRRWSAQELLQHPFVTSAEPTSSLTPLIVATQQFMAERRY from the exons agcgagggagatcctgaggctaagtacacagaactggaaacgattggcaaagg gggttttggcacggtgtgcatggcagtggagactgccacaggagaagag gtggccataaagaaaattagtctcctggaagagagcagcagtgaactgtgcctgaatgaaatccaggtcatgcgtggcaataagaacgccaatcttgtgacctttctagacag ctacctggtggacgaggaagtctggctggtgatggagtacatggacggaggttctttacacgatgtcattagggagattcgtatggcagaaggagagatagcagctgtctctcgggag tgtctgcaaggcctggatttccttcactccaagcaagtgatccaccgagacgtcaaaagccacaacattctcctgggcttggacggatctgtcaagttgg ctgactttggcctttctgctcagctcaccgctgagcagagcaaacggagatcggctgttgggacaacttactggatggcgccagaaattttcagcaggaagccctatggccccaaagtggacatctggtcctttggcattgtggggatggagatggtggaaggagcgcctccttacctgatgatgacctcccgcacg gttcaacagctgataagcaccaggggcagcccgaagctgcagaaccccaggcaacagtccgcttggttgcgagactttctgcactgctgcctggagacggacgaggacaggcgctggtctgcccaggaacttctgcag catccgtttgtaacCTCCGCCGAGCCGACCTCCAGCCTGACGCCTCTGATTGTGGCAACGCAGCAGTTTATGGCCGAGAGGAGATactag